A DNA window from Desulfobacterales bacterium contains the following coding sequences:
- a CDS encoding zinc-binding alcohol dehydrogenase, protein MKRTAVIFETPYAVALKKEVIPAPRTGEVLIKTLFSAISAGSECLIYRGQIPSGLPMDTTIKALSKPFQYPLKYGYGSVGEVLELGPGIDHSWQGRPIFCFHPHESHYTAKIDEILPIPARIDLKEALFLPNMETAVNFLMDGRPVIGERVVVIGQGIVGLLTTALLKLFPLQQLVTLDRYAARRRTSLDLGADHALDPEDTAAIENALGAGSKKSTAGPADLVYELSGDSQALNQAIRLASFGARIVLGSWYGNQMAKLDLGGQFHRNRIQLISSQVSTLSPEYSGRWTKQRRLKIAWEMIRRLKPSQLITHQFPLNRAKEAYELLDKNPDEALQVIFTYED, encoded by the coding sequence GAAACACCTTATGCGGTGGCACTAAAAAAAGAGGTCATACCGGCACCCCGGACCGGAGAAGTCCTCATCAAAACACTTTTTTCGGCCATCAGCGCAGGATCCGAATGTCTGATATATCGGGGCCAAATCCCGTCAGGACTGCCGATGGACACGACCATAAAAGCGCTATCAAAGCCGTTTCAATACCCTTTGAAGTACGGGTATGGCTCAGTTGGAGAAGTGCTCGAGTTGGGCCCGGGCATCGATCATAGTTGGCAGGGCCGCCCCATTTTTTGCTTTCATCCCCACGAAAGCCACTATACGGCCAAAATAGACGAGATTTTGCCGATCCCCGCGCGGATCGATCTGAAAGAAGCGCTTTTTTTGCCCAACATGGAAACGGCTGTCAATTTTCTGATGGATGGCCGACCGGTTATTGGCGAGCGCGTGGTAGTGATCGGGCAGGGTATTGTGGGCCTTCTCACAACGGCCCTGCTGAAGCTATTCCCCTTGCAGCAGTTGGTCACATTGGATCGCTATGCCGCTCGACGCCGAACATCTTTAGATCTGGGTGCCGATCATGCACTGGATCCAGAAGATACGGCCGCGATAGAAAACGCATTGGGCGCGGGCAGCAAAAAATCGACAGCCGGCCCGGCAGATTTAGTGTATGAGCTGTCGGGCGATTCGCAGGCCCTGAATCAAGCGATCCGACTGGCAAGTTTCGGCGCCCGGATTGTGCTCGGTTCCTGGTATGGCAACCAGATGGCCAAACTGGATCTGGGCGGGCAGTTTCATCGTAACCGCATTCAATTGATCAGCAGCCAAGTTAGCACCCTGTCGCCTGAATATTCAGGGCGCTGGACCAAACAGAGACGGCTCAAAATCGCCTGGGAAATGATTCGGAGATTAAAACCATCGCAACTTATCACCCATCAATTTCCCCTCAACCGAGCAAAAGAGGCCTATGAACTGTTGGATAAGAACCCCGATGAAGCGCTGCAGGTTATTTTTACCTACGAGGATTGA
- a CDS encoding methyltransferase: MHWLDYFIIATYIAQLYQIFFFAVPSAGSTAEMFFNLKRKSSFAEHHPAAAIANSTPKMVATATATLIVLVGAFIPLLTIVSPAINRYLLPVMEIPPPAIFSIFSAGLLLLGNILTYIAVATLRAHVSFHEFGETTRLYTAGIYRAVRNPITLGLAIIFSGFVLARPAVVPLVAMILFLLNAHYRINMEEVYLEKRFGNEYRRYQAVVGKYFPKMAGRKITAN; encoded by the coding sequence ATGCACTGGCTTGACTACTTCATCATTGCAACCTATATCGCCCAGCTTTACCAGATCTTCTTTTTTGCCGTGCCCAGTGCCGGGTCTACCGCAGAAATGTTTTTTAACCTAAAGCGCAAATCAAGTTTTGCCGAGCACCATCCGGCTGCGGCTATTGCCAATTCCACCCCGAAAATGGTTGCTACGGCCACTGCCACCCTGATCGTTCTGGTCGGCGCATTCATCCCGCTGCTAACAATTGTATCACCGGCGATAAACCGCTATCTATTACCTGTCATGGAAATACCGCCGCCTGCCATTTTTTCGATTTTCAGTGCGGGGCTGTTGCTGTTGGGAAACATCCTGACTTATATCGCCGTTGCAACGCTGCGGGCACACGTCAGCTTTCACGAATTTGGTGAAACTACTCGTCTTTATACCGCTGGGATCTATCGTGCTGTTAGAAATCCAATCACTTTGGGTCTGGCTATTATTTTCAGCGGGTTTGTGCTGGCACGCCCCGCCGTGGTGCCCCTTGTCGCCATGATCCTTTTTCTGTTGAACGCCCATTATCGGATCAATATGGAGGAAGTTTATCTGGAAAAGCGCTTTGGCAATGAATATCGTCGCTACCAGGCTGTTGTAGGGAAGTATTTTCCGAAAATGGCAGGACGTAAAATCACGGCTAACTAA
- a CDS encoding 6-carboxytetrahydropterin synthase, producing MYSVAVRRNFIANHFLTGGDWGPENETHAHHYVVEARFDGPQLDRHGYLVDICEIEETLDGIVEHYRDKTLNQLVAFEGLNPSLEHFARIIWQTLAEPLKASNVTSMTIKIWENDIAWAAYSKDV from the coding sequence ATGTACTCCGTCGCTGTACGCCGCAATTTTATAGCCAACCACTTTTTAACGGGTGGCGACTGGGGGCCGGAAAACGAAACCCATGCCCATCATTATGTGGTAGAAGCCCGTTTCGACGGACCGCAACTGGATCGGCACGGTTATCTGGTCGATATCTGTGAGATTGAAGAAACCCTGGACGGCATCGTTGAACACTACCGGGATAAGACCCTTAACCAGTTGGTGGCGTTCGAAGGGCTGAACCCCAGCCTGGAGCATTTTGCCAGAATCATCTGGCAAACCCTTGCGGAACCGCTCAAAGCGTCGAATGTCACATCGATGACGATTAAGATCTGGGAAAATGATATTGCCTGGGCGGCTTACTCGAAAGATGTATAA
- a CDS encoding glycosyltransferase family 4 protein, with amino-acid sequence MRLSLMIYGSLNTLTGGFLYDKYLVKHLRHKGHTVDIISLPWRRYARQLLDNLSFELKAKFFRNGYDLILQDGLIHPSLFWLNHRHRKTHGTPIVSIVHQVLSSQPRQNGINHLFKAVERNYLTSVDAFIFNSETTRGHVQHLISGRPPFIVANPGADRLGHLQSPEDIKTRARRPGPLALVFVGNITPIKGLSELFKSLMQLPPETWHLTVVGSLRMDRKYVRGIQRMISDYQISRQVRLTGLLNGEDLRNILANSQLFVMPFSHEGFGIACLEALAYGLPILASTTGAVKEFVRDGLNGFLIPAGKTKKCADLISDLHQDRDHLVRLSQNAYQTALARPGWSDTMDAIHYFLIQLKKRTGPIKRKTTDNEL; translated from the coding sequence ATGCGTTTGAGCTTGATGATATATGGCAGCCTCAACACCCTGACCGGCGGTTTTCTCTATGATAAATATCTGGTGAAGCATTTGCGCCATAAGGGGCATACCGTGGACATTATCTCACTTCCCTGGCGCCGCTACGCCAGACAGTTGCTGGACAATTTGTCATTCGAACTCAAGGCCAAATTTTTCCGCAATGGTTATGATCTCATCTTACAGGATGGACTCATCCATCCTTCTCTTTTCTGGCTCAACCACAGACATCGGAAGACCCACGGCACTCCGATTGTGTCCATTGTGCATCAGGTGCTTTCCAGCCAGCCCCGCCAAAACGGTATCAACCATCTTTTTAAGGCCGTTGAAAGAAATTATCTGACCAGCGTTGATGCCTTTATCTTCAACAGTGAAACCACCCGCGGCCATGTGCAACACCTGATCAGCGGGCGCCCCCCTTTCATTGTCGCCAATCCTGGAGCGGATCGACTCGGGCACCTGCAATCACCCGAAGATATAAAAACCAGAGCCCGACGACCGGGCCCTCTGGCGCTGGTGTTTGTCGGCAATATCACACCGATAAAAGGTTTGAGCGAGCTGTTTAAAAGCCTGATGCAGTTGCCGCCGGAGACCTGGCATCTTACGGTGGTGGGCAGCCTGCGGATGGATCGCAAATATGTCCGTGGGATCCAGCGCATGATTTCGGATTATCAGATCAGCCGGCAGGTACGCCTGACGGGATTGCTCAACGGCGAAGATCTCCGCAACATTTTAGCCAACAGCCAGTTGTTTGTTATGCCCTTTTCCCATGAAGGCTTTGGCATCGCCTGCCTGGAAGCCCTGGCCTACGGTTTGCCGATCTTGGCCTCGACAACTGGAGCCGTAAAAGAATTTGTTCGCGATGGCTTAAACGGTTTTTTGATTCCGGCCGGTAAAACAAAAAAATGTGCCGACCTTATTTCAGATTTGCACCAGGACCGCGATCATCTTGTGCGTCTCAGTCAAAACGCATATCAAACCGCCCTTGCCAGACCTGGCTGGAGCGATACAATGGATGCCATCCATTATTTTCTGATCCAATTAAAAAAGAGAACCGGGCCCATTAAGCGCAAAACAACTGACAATGAACTTTAG
- a CDS encoding sulfatase-like hydrolase/transferase, with product MNFRETNHILSEAALSSPSGLSKWLGSLGPAAGFLLAWGYLNVMFNLRYPAPQEPLWLPVLISSEALFIVAVICIATGLNLPYRRSLFVLLTLLAIFIRLFRSADELVPMYFFRPFNLYIDAQFVPVLIRLLYKTLPLKTFYLYMAAGAFLFAIITAGTWWSVISIHQTLTRQKKARIIVTAIVAVLAATLLATSVTRSRPLAIFHPGISQRIVEEIDFILHVRGYRTQNMQTIRQAKALIEQTPSSLDKLKGADVYLVFIESYGQTVYDKQRHFRMISPVMKQYEKDLVDQGFAVRSGFFKSPAFGGSSWLAHASIASGVNLSDQLVYDLLITSEAITIAPLFEKAGYRTISVMPANELPWPQGKFFGYQKHYDAQDFNYKGPRFGWSPMSDQYVLETIYRKEIQPRSQPLFIEFVLISSHAPFHRQPPYIEDWSQIGDGRIYHQTETVTFPVVWPDLANAAEAYVAAMIYEMTVLKHFITQYIDDSTLVIIMGDHQPNVQITGPNSSWSVPVHVISRNKLLLEPFENNGFTPGLIPQQLPPHPGMETFLPRFLEAFSSR from the coding sequence ATGAACTTTAGAGAAACGAACCATATCCTATCAGAAGCAGCATTAAGCAGTCCTTCCGGCCTATCCAAATGGCTGGGATCTCTCGGGCCCGCTGCTGGGTTTTTATTGGCCTGGGGCTATTTGAATGTGATGTTCAACTTGCGTTACCCGGCTCCGCAGGAACCGCTATGGTTACCGGTGCTGATTTCCTCGGAAGCATTGTTTATTGTTGCCGTCATTTGTATCGCCACCGGCTTGAACCTGCCCTACCGCCGCAGCCTATTTGTCTTGCTAACGCTGCTGGCCATCTTCATCCGATTGTTTCGCAGCGCTGATGAATTGGTTCCGATGTATTTTTTCCGCCCATTTAACCTTTACATCGACGCGCAATTTGTGCCGGTTTTGATCCGGCTGCTGTACAAAACGCTGCCGCTAAAAACGTTTTATCTCTATATGGCAGCTGGTGCTTTTTTGTTCGCCATCATCACTGCGGGTACCTGGTGGTCTGTAATATCGATTCATCAGACGCTTACCCGCCAGAAAAAAGCGAGGATCATTGTCACCGCGATTGTCGCCGTGTTGGCCGCAACGCTGTTAGCAACCAGTGTGACGCGTAGCCGGCCGTTAGCGATTTTTCACCCTGGGATTTCCCAACGAATTGTTGAAGAAATTGATTTTATATTGCATGTTCGCGGCTACCGAACCCAAAACATGCAAACCATCCGCCAAGCAAAGGCCCTTATAGAACAAACGCCTTCATCGCTGGACAAATTGAAAGGCGCAGATGTGTATCTCGTCTTTATCGAATCCTACGGGCAAACTGTGTATGACAAGCAACGTCATTTCCGCATGATCTCACCGGTTATGAAACAGTATGAAAAAGATTTGGTGGATCAGGGGTTTGCAGTTCGTTCCGGGTTCTTTAAATCACCGGCGTTCGGCGGCAGCTCCTGGTTGGCCCACGCTTCGATTGCCAGCGGCGTCAACCTTTCCGACCAGTTGGTCTACGATCTGCTCATCACCTCTGAAGCCATCACCATAGCGCCGTTGTTTGAGAAGGCCGGATACCGGACCATCAGTGTGATGCCGGCTAATGAATTGCCCTGGCCCCAGGGTAAATTTTTCGGTTATCAAAAACACTACGATGCACAGGATTTCAATTACAAGGGGCCCCGTTTTGGCTGGTCACCGATGTCCGATCAATATGTTCTTGAAACGATTTATCGCAAAGAAATCCAGCCCCGCAGTCAGCCGCTATTTATCGAATTCGTCCTTATCAGCAGCCATGCCCCATTTCACCGGCAGCCACCGTATATAGAAGACTGGTCGCAGATCGGGGACGGTCGTATTTATCATCAAACGGAGACCGTAACTTTTCCAGTGGTTTGGCCGGACCTGGCAAACGCAGCTGAGGCTTATGTCGCAGCAATGATCTATGAGATGACCGTTCTTAAACACTTTATCACACAATATATTGACGACAGTACGCTGGTGATCATCATGGGGGACCATCAGCCCAATGTGCAGATCACCGGCCCCAACAGCAGTTGGTCGGTTCCGGTTCATGTGATTAGCCGCAATAAGCTGTTATTGGAACCGTTTGAAAACAATGGCTTCACCCCCGGGCTGATTCCGCAACAGCTGCCGCCCCACCCCGGAATGGAAACGTTCCTGCCACGCTTCCTAGAGGCATTCAGCAGCAGATAG
- a CDS encoding WbqC family protein — translation MIVSTHQPYFIPYAGFFFKARQSDIFVILDNVQFPQGTTWISRNRLKNDQGTLWLTVPVWKKGLGLQSINDVRICHAFRWISKHLASLKCAYARAPYLADHLPFVEATYRARFESLIDLNMAFIRYLFRQLNIDSEIKLQSELGIQSTGHQLLVDICRQLGASVYLAQPQARKYLDGELFEKEGLQIRFLKPPAWVYPQLWGPFIANLSVLDMLFNCGPNAQKIILPKFCMKINEKF, via the coding sequence ATGATAGTAAGCACCCACCAACCCTACTTCATCCCGTACGCGGGTTTCTTTTTCAAGGCCCGGCAATCAGATATTTTTGTTATTCTTGACAACGTTCAATTTCCACAGGGCACGACATGGATCAGTCGCAATCGCCTTAAAAATGATCAAGGGACCCTGTGGCTGACGGTGCCGGTCTGGAAAAAAGGCCTGGGTCTGCAGTCGATTAATGATGTCAGGATCTGCCATGCGTTTCGATGGATCAGCAAACATCTGGCCAGCCTAAAGTGCGCTTATGCACGGGCACCCTATTTGGCCGACCATTTGCCTTTTGTCGAAGCCACCTACCGGGCTCGTTTTGAAAGCCTCATTGACCTGAACATGGCATTTATACGGTATCTGTTCCGGCAGCTGAACATCGATTCTGAGATTAAACTGCAATCGGAGTTGGGCATTCAATCAACCGGACATCAGTTGCTGGTTGATATCTGCCGGCAACTGGGGGCCTCCGTTTATCTGGCGCAGCCGCAAGCGCGAAAATATCTGGATGGCGAGCTGTTCGAAAAAGAGGGTCTTCAGATTCGGTTTCTAAAACCCCCCGCCTGGGTCTATCCACAACTGTGGGGGCCTTTCATTGCTAACCTGTCGGTTCTTGACATGCTGTTCAATTGTGGTCCCAATGCACAAAAAATCATTCTGCCTAAATTTTGCATGAAAATTAATGAGAAGTTTTAA